The proteins below come from a single Blattabacterium cuenoti genomic window:
- a CDS encoding Sec-independent protein translocase subunit TatA/TatB translates to MIYFFYTLLIILGTFGTSEIVVIVILALLLFGGKKIPELMKGLGTGLKEFKKASELENSEDNLDSDSDK, encoded by the coding sequence ATGATTTATTTTTTTTATACATTATTAATTATATTGGGAACCTTTGGAACTAGTGAAATAGTAGTAATTGTTATTCTTGCTCTTTTATTATTCGGAGGTAAAAAAATACCTGAATTAATGAAGGGATTAGGAACCGGATTAAAAGAATTTAAAAAAGCTTCTGAACTAGAGAATTCTGAAGATAATTTAGACTCTGATTCTGATAAATAA
- a CDS encoding dCTP deaminase/dUTPase family protein, whose product MHLYKNFPKVILNNIDNPIKIRLFDRKLISSGIIIPLKLKKHFIVLKKIFIKSICIIHITNIMEVKILLINVCYKKLIIYPKEKIAMIDFFEKINVNWKNSIHLKKSNRGKKCFGSTGI is encoded by the coding sequence TTGCATTTATATAAAAACTTTCCAAAAGTAATTTTAAATAATATTGATAATCCAATTAAAATTAGATTATTTGATCGAAAACTAATTTCTAGTGGTATTATTATACCATTAAAATTAAAAAAACATTTTATTGTTTTAAAAAAAATTTTTATTAAATCTATTTGTATTATTCATATTACAAATATCATGGAAGTAAAAATACTTTTAATAAATGTTTGTTATAAAAAACTTATAATTTATCCAAAAGAAAAAATAGCAATGATAGATTTTTTTGAAAAAATAAATGTTAATTGGAAAAATTCTATTCATTTGAAAAAAAGTAATAGAGGAAAAAAATGTTTCGGAAGTACCGGAATATAA
- a CDS encoding sugar phosphate nucleotidyltransferase, with translation MKIIIPIAGRGIRLYPHTLCTPKTFLNIAGKSILKRLLDELLEIINFFSIKEIIFIVNLNTDKIKVEKKLRKLTDDIGINSIIYFQKEPLGTADAILKAKKSLIGDPVIIVFSDALFHKIDFKENINQILNNKNIIWTNQIKNPTTFGVVKCNSSGRIINFIEKPNNFISDLAIVGIYYFHNSLILKEELQYVINNNIKNNKEYQLTTVLENMRKKGEIFISQLVKNWIDFGNIKTIISSISKILSIDCKKKLKLIHKNSLLKNSIIIEPSYIGESTIIENSIIGPYVSIGKFSYIKNSNIKKSLIQNYANVVSSNLENSIIGNYTSYKEKAKKINLGDYSTIKNNS, from the coding sequence ATGAAAATTATAATCCCCATAGCAGGAAGAGGTATTCGTCTTTATCCTCATACTTTATGTACACCTAAAACATTTTTAAACATTGCTGGAAAATCAATTTTAAAAAGACTATTAGATGAGTTATTAGAAATAATTAATTTTTTTTCAATAAAAGAAATAATTTTTATAGTTAATTTAAATACAGATAAAATAAAAGTAGAAAAAAAATTAAGAAAATTAACTGATGATATAGGAATTAATTCTATTATATATTTTCAAAAAGAACCATTAGGAACAGCAGATGCTATATTAAAAGCTAAAAAATCTTTAATAGGTGATCCAGTTATTATAGTATTTTCCGATGCACTATTTCATAAAATAGATTTTAAAGAAAATATAAATCAAATTTTAAATAATAAAAATATTATATGGACTAATCAAATAAAAAATCCTACTACTTTTGGAGTAGTAAAATGTAATTCTTCTGGAAGAATTATTAATTTTATAGAAAAACCAAATAATTTTATTTCTGATTTAGCTATTGTTGGAATTTACTATTTTCATAATAGTCTTATTTTAAAAGAAGAATTACAATATGTAATCAATAATAATATTAAGAATAATAAAGAATACCAATTAACAACTGTACTAGAAAATATGAGAAAAAAAGGTGAAATATTTATTAGTCAATTAGTTAAAAATTGGATTGATTTTGGAAATATAAAAACTATTATTTCATCAATTTCAAAAATTTTATCTATAGATTGTAAAAAAAAATTGAAATTAATTCATAAGAATTCGTTACTGAAAAATAGTATTATTATCGAACCATCTTATATAGGCGAATCTACCATAATAGAAAATAGTATAATAGGACCATACGTATCAATAGGAAAATTTTCATATATAAAAAATAGTAATATTAAAAAATCATTAATTCAAAATTATGCAAATGTAGTTTCTTCTAATTTAGAAAATAGTATAATAGGAAATTATACATCTTATAAAGAAAAAGCAAAAAAGATAAATTTAGGTGATTATTCTACCATAAAAAATAATTCATAA